From one Triticum aestivum cultivar Chinese Spring chromosome 4B, IWGSC CS RefSeq v2.1, whole genome shotgun sequence genomic stretch:
- the LOC123091203 gene encoding uncharacterized protein isoform X3, which yields MAPHYQATTLIASPSYPDAITWSSDNLVAVASGHIVTILNPAALDGPRGLVVLRPRDPFPIGVVNREDLFEPSLVPTSLARDTEPCARSVSWSQQGFAPNSGCLLAVCTVDGHVNLYRPPVSEFCDDWVKVADISQLLFNYYQNINFGEDDGPDSFPQEKANIDHAPQEKLNNKHTLDTGYAGELQEPLSRRGPGRRKRKPVRVEGYVYDDDDGDDTSKDADFSLNPCPTLTKIPMKKIDMPVHEMAVVKAQAGSQNTEEAFSCNGENKLLPLITAKQYSRRNALLSSLVVAWSPVLPLHNAISHWCILAVGSKSGDVSFWKINKPEHYTIDVCTVTNDPIFVGVLQAHNSSVCAISWEVSCSRSSKSSLLLATGCSDGSVKIWSGDIEGLNQCTDAKEVSFLSVAEVTTNSSAPVSSISLSTPAQPRHEVNLAVGRVSGSLETWILHLCSNEVENSSECHAHDRVDNSARCWIFEKNQLEEVPVHTNFPELKESIDLSVVSHQCFGLTLSPGEVMIAVVRSLDPNMLDQMYQARTQKAVVEFIWIGGQFLGIPLNKDIYISNKQSAKSSETNLLWWGSNILWSLKNYEKCETGLVLWDVIAALQVLMKFAPAFLETLMHKWVSDLFSDDQQCVSIDTLCQCRKDMMSNVSSRKLHLLNIICRKVMLRDPAGENGNSTSTDLWSSLLLSSERELRERLVAFTFAAVSNRMSYFRKGACAENMWFPVGVAQMRSWVSMNSGGVHNQLRSLSSTIKRLGSRINSVCEYSAEETCAYCSTPVHFESPDIALCGSVDPAIVPTERHKLSRCAASMRLCSVLEPTWYCVCCGGMVDKLVPETYFAMKTSPLLGAANPDDESSLYSAPAVPRCPFCGILLQRLMPEFLLSVSPV from the exons ATGGCTCCGCATTACCAAGCCACCACCCTGATTGCCTCCCCATCCTATCCAGATGCCATCACTTGGTCAAGTGACAACTTGGTTGCCGTTGCCTCTGGCCACATCGTCACTATCCTG AACCCAGCAGCTCTTGATGGGCCTCGTGGACTCGTTGTGCTTCGCCCTAGGGATCCTTTTCCCATTGGAGTGGTTAACAGGGAAG ATCTCTTTGAACCAAGCTTAGTGCCAACATCCTTAGCGCGTGATACTGAACCATGTGCACGGTCAGTTTCATGGTCTCAACAAGGATTTGCTCCTAATTCTGG TTGTTTGTTGGCTGTCTGTACTGTTGATGGTCACGTGAATCTTTACCGCCCGCCAGTTTCTGAATTTTGTGATGACTGGGTTAAG GTTGCGGATATATCTCAATTGTTGTTTAACTATTACCAAAATATAAACTTCGGAGAGGATGATGGTCCAGATTCATTTCCTCAG GAAAAGGCAAATATTGACCACGCTCCTCAG GAGAAGTTAAATAACAAGCACACACTGGACACAGGATATGCCGGTGAATTGCAAGAACCTCTTTCTCGCAGGGGTCCTGGACGGAGAAAAAGGAAGCCAGTAAG AGTTGAAGGCTAtgtttatgatgatgatgatggagatgacACTTCAAAGGATGCAGACTTCTCTCTGAATCCATGCCCTACATTAACGAAGATACCTATGAAAAAG ATTGACATGCCTGTGCATGAAATGGCTGTTGTAAAAGCACAAGCTGGCTCACAAAATACCGAAGAAGCATTCTCTTGCAATGGAGAAAACAAACTTCTTCCTCTGATCACAGCAAAACAATATTCACGTCGCAATGCACTTTTGTCTTCTCTCGTAGTTGCATGGTCACCAGTTTTGCCATTACACAATGCTATTTCTCATTGGTGTATTCTTGCTGTTGGCTCAAAGTCTGGGGATGTTTCATTTTGGAAAATCAATAAGCCCGAGCACTACACAATAGATGTTTGCACTGTTACCAATGATCCAATATTCGTTGGGGTTCTTCAAGCTCATAATTCATCGGTTTGTGCCATTAGTTGGGAAGTTTCATGTTCaagatcttcaaagtcttcattgctTTTAGCAACTGGATGCTCGGACGGAAG tgTGAAGATATGGTCAGGTGATATCGAAGGATTGAATCAATGTACAGATGCGAAAGAAGTGTCATTTTTGTCAGTCGCAGAG GTGACCACTAATTCATCAGCTCCTGTCTCATCAATTTCATTGTCCACACCAGCTCAGCCTCGACATGAGGTTAATTTGGCAGTTGGAAGAGTATCTGGATCACTGGAAACATGGATATTGCACCTGTGCAGCAACGAAGTTGAGAATAGCAGTGAATGTCATGCACATGATCGAGTG GATAATTCTGCGCGCTGTTGGATCTTTGAAAAGAATCAACTTGAAGAAGTTCCCGTGCACACAAATTTCCCAGAGCTAAAAGAATCAATAGAT CTCTCAGTAGTATCTCATCAATGCTTTGGTCTTACACTTTCACCTGGAGAAGTAATGATTGCTGTG GTCCGCAGCTTGGATCCAAATATGCTAGACCAGATGTACCAAGCCAG GACGCAAAAGGCAGTGGTTGAGTTCATTTGGATTGGTGGTCAGTTCCTTGGCATTCCACTAAACAAGGACATTTATATCTCCAACAAACAATCTGCAAAGTCATCCGAGACTAACTTGTTATGGTGGGGTTCCAACATTCTTTGGTCATTGAAGAATTATGAAAAATGTGAAACCGGACTTGTCTTATGGGATGTCATAGCTGCTTTACAAGTGCTCATGAAATTCGCACCAGCATTTCTGGAGACACTAATGCATAAATGGGTCTCAGATTTGTTTTCAGATGATCAACAATGTGTTTCTATCGATACCCTGTGTCAGTGTAGAAAGGACATGATGTCCAATGTCAGCTCGCGGAAGCTACACCTGTTGAATATCATTTGTAGGAAAGTAATGCTTCGTGATCCTGCTGGAGAAAATGGCAATAGCACGTCAACTGATTTGTGGAGCAGTCTTCTGTTGAGCAGCGAAAGAGAGCTACGAGAGAGACTTGTGGCTTTCACTTTTGCTGCTGTCTCCAATCGAATGTCATATTTTCGCAAGGGCGCATGTGCTGAAAACATGTGGTTTCCTGTTGGTGTTGCCCAGATGCGTTCTTGGGTGTCTATGAATAGTGGAGGAGTGCATAATCAGCTCAGATCTCTCAGTTCGACAATTAAGCGTCTTGGAAGCAG GATCAACTCTGTGTGTGAATACTCAGCTGAAGAAACCTGTGCCTATTGCTCCACGCCGGTTCACTTCGAGTCACCTGACATAGCCTTGTGTGGAAGTGTCGATCCTGCTATTGTTCCGACAGAAAGGCACAAGCTGTCAAGATGTGCAGCATCGATGCGCTTATGCTCTGTTCTGGAACCAACCTGGTACTGTGTATGTTGTGGAGGAATGGTTGATAAGCTTGTGCCTGAGACCTATTTTGCCATGAAGACATCTCCTTTGTTGGGTGCTGCCAATCCAGACGATGAATCATCACTTTACTCAGCACCTGCTGTTCCTCGTTGCCCCTTCTGCGGCATATTGCTGCAGAGGTTGATGCCAGAGTTCCTGCTCTCTGTCTCCCCGGTATAG
- the LOC123091203 gene encoding uncharacterized protein isoform X1: MAPHYQATTLIASPSYPDAITWSSDNLVAVASGHIVTILNPAALDGPRGLVVLRPRDPFPIGVVNREDLFEPSLVPTSLARDTEPCARSVSWSQQGFAPNSGCLLAVCTVDGHVNLYRPPVSEFCDDWVKVADISQLLFNYYQNINFGEDDGPDSFPQEKANIDHAPQEKLNNKHTLDTGYAGELQEPLSRRGPGRRKRKPVRVEGYVYDDDDGDDTSKDADFSLNPCPTLTKIPMKKIDMPVHEMAVVKAQAGSQNTEEAFSCNGENKLLPLITAKQYSRRNALLSSLVVAWSPVLPLHNAISHWCILAVGSKSGDVSFWKINKPEHYTIDVCTVTNDPIFVGVLQAHNSSVCAISWEVSCSRSSKSSLLLATGCSDGSVKIWSGDIEGLNQCTDAKEVSFLSVAEVTTNSSAPVSSISLSTPAQPRHEVNLAVGRVSGSLETWILHLCSNEVENSSECHAHDRVVTGLSWGLDGHCLYSCSQDNSARCWIFEKNQLEEVPVHTNFPELKESIDLSVVSHQCFGLTLSPGEVMIAVVRSLDPNMLDQMYQARTQKAVVEFIWIGGQFLGIPLNKDIYISNKQSAKSSETNLLWWGSNILWSLKNYEKCETGLVLWDVIAALQVLMKFAPAFLETLMHKWVSDLFSDDQQCVSIDTLCQCRKDMMSNVSSRKLHLLNIICRKVMLRDPAGENGNSTSTDLWSSLLLSSERELRERLVAFTFAAVSNRMSYFRKGACAENMWFPVGVAQMRSWVSMNSGGVHNQLRSLSSTIKRLGSRINSVCEYSAEETCAYCSTPVHFESPDIALCGSVDPAIVPTERHKLSRCAASMRLCSVLEPTWYCVCCGGMVDKLVPETYFAMKTSPLLGAANPDDESSLYSAPAVPRCPFCGILLQRLMPEFLLSVSPV, translated from the exons ATGGCTCCGCATTACCAAGCCACCACCCTGATTGCCTCCCCATCCTATCCAGATGCCATCACTTGGTCAAGTGACAACTTGGTTGCCGTTGCCTCTGGCCACATCGTCACTATCCTG AACCCAGCAGCTCTTGATGGGCCTCGTGGACTCGTTGTGCTTCGCCCTAGGGATCCTTTTCCCATTGGAGTGGTTAACAGGGAAG ATCTCTTTGAACCAAGCTTAGTGCCAACATCCTTAGCGCGTGATACTGAACCATGTGCACGGTCAGTTTCATGGTCTCAACAAGGATTTGCTCCTAATTCTGG TTGTTTGTTGGCTGTCTGTACTGTTGATGGTCACGTGAATCTTTACCGCCCGCCAGTTTCTGAATTTTGTGATGACTGGGTTAAG GTTGCGGATATATCTCAATTGTTGTTTAACTATTACCAAAATATAAACTTCGGAGAGGATGATGGTCCAGATTCATTTCCTCAG GAAAAGGCAAATATTGACCACGCTCCTCAG GAGAAGTTAAATAACAAGCACACACTGGACACAGGATATGCCGGTGAATTGCAAGAACCTCTTTCTCGCAGGGGTCCTGGACGGAGAAAAAGGAAGCCAGTAAG AGTTGAAGGCTAtgtttatgatgatgatgatggagatgacACTTCAAAGGATGCAGACTTCTCTCTGAATCCATGCCCTACATTAACGAAGATACCTATGAAAAAG ATTGACATGCCTGTGCATGAAATGGCTGTTGTAAAAGCACAAGCTGGCTCACAAAATACCGAAGAAGCATTCTCTTGCAATGGAGAAAACAAACTTCTTCCTCTGATCACAGCAAAACAATATTCACGTCGCAATGCACTTTTGTCTTCTCTCGTAGTTGCATGGTCACCAGTTTTGCCATTACACAATGCTATTTCTCATTGGTGTATTCTTGCTGTTGGCTCAAAGTCTGGGGATGTTTCATTTTGGAAAATCAATAAGCCCGAGCACTACACAATAGATGTTTGCACTGTTACCAATGATCCAATATTCGTTGGGGTTCTTCAAGCTCATAATTCATCGGTTTGTGCCATTAGTTGGGAAGTTTCATGTTCaagatcttcaaagtcttcattgctTTTAGCAACTGGATGCTCGGACGGAAG tgTGAAGATATGGTCAGGTGATATCGAAGGATTGAATCAATGTACAGATGCGAAAGAAGTGTCATTTTTGTCAGTCGCAGAG GTGACCACTAATTCATCAGCTCCTGTCTCATCAATTTCATTGTCCACACCAGCTCAGCCTCGACATGAGGTTAATTTGGCAGTTGGAAGAGTATCTGGATCACTGGAAACATGGATATTGCACCTGTGCAGCAACGAAGTTGAGAATAGCAGTGAATGTCATGCACATGATCGAGTG GTGACAGGTTTATCATGGGGTTTAGATGGCCACTGTTTATACAGCTGCAGTCAG GATAATTCTGCGCGCTGTTGGATCTTTGAAAAGAATCAACTTGAAGAAGTTCCCGTGCACACAAATTTCCCAGAGCTAAAAGAATCAATAGAT CTCTCAGTAGTATCTCATCAATGCTTTGGTCTTACACTTTCACCTGGAGAAGTAATGATTGCTGTG GTCCGCAGCTTGGATCCAAATATGCTAGACCAGATGTACCAAGCCAG GACGCAAAAGGCAGTGGTTGAGTTCATTTGGATTGGTGGTCAGTTCCTTGGCATTCCACTAAACAAGGACATTTATATCTCCAACAAACAATCTGCAAAGTCATCCGAGACTAACTTGTTATGGTGGGGTTCCAACATTCTTTGGTCATTGAAGAATTATGAAAAATGTGAAACCGGACTTGTCTTATGGGATGTCATAGCTGCTTTACAAGTGCTCATGAAATTCGCACCAGCATTTCTGGAGACACTAATGCATAAATGGGTCTCAGATTTGTTTTCAGATGATCAACAATGTGTTTCTATCGATACCCTGTGTCAGTGTAGAAAGGACATGATGTCCAATGTCAGCTCGCGGAAGCTACACCTGTTGAATATCATTTGTAGGAAAGTAATGCTTCGTGATCCTGCTGGAGAAAATGGCAATAGCACGTCAACTGATTTGTGGAGCAGTCTTCTGTTGAGCAGCGAAAGAGAGCTACGAGAGAGACTTGTGGCTTTCACTTTTGCTGCTGTCTCCAATCGAATGTCATATTTTCGCAAGGGCGCATGTGCTGAAAACATGTGGTTTCCTGTTGGTGTTGCCCAGATGCGTTCTTGGGTGTCTATGAATAGTGGAGGAGTGCATAATCAGCTCAGATCTCTCAGTTCGACAATTAAGCGTCTTGGAAGCAG GATCAACTCTGTGTGTGAATACTCAGCTGAAGAAACCTGTGCCTATTGCTCCACGCCGGTTCACTTCGAGTCACCTGACATAGCCTTGTGTGGAAGTGTCGATCCTGCTATTGTTCCGACAGAAAGGCACAAGCTGTCAAGATGTGCAGCATCGATGCGCTTATGCTCTGTTCTGGAACCAACCTGGTACTGTGTATGTTGTGGAGGAATGGTTGATAAGCTTGTGCCTGAGACCTATTTTGCCATGAAGACATCTCCTTTGTTGGGTGCTGCCAATCCAGACGATGAATCATCACTTTACTCAGCACCTGCTGTTCCTCGTTGCCCCTTCTGCGGCATATTGCTGCAGAGGTTGATGCCAGAGTTCCTGCTCTCTGTCTCCCCGGTATAG
- the LOC123091203 gene encoding uncharacterized protein isoform X2 gives MAPHYQATTLIASPSYPDAITWSSDNLVAVASGHIVTILNPAALDGPRGLVVLRPRDPFPIGVVNREDLFEPSLVPTSLARDTEPCARCLLAVCTVDGHVNLYRPPVSEFCDDWVKVADISQLLFNYYQNINFGEDDGPDSFPQEKANIDHAPQEKLNNKHTLDTGYAGELQEPLSRRGPGRRKRKPVRVEGYVYDDDDGDDTSKDADFSLNPCPTLTKIPMKKIDMPVHEMAVVKAQAGSQNTEEAFSCNGENKLLPLITAKQYSRRNALLSSLVVAWSPVLPLHNAISHWCILAVGSKSGDVSFWKINKPEHYTIDVCTVTNDPIFVGVLQAHNSSVCAISWEVSCSRSSKSSLLLATGCSDGSVKIWSGDIEGLNQCTDAKEVSFLSVAEVTTNSSAPVSSISLSTPAQPRHEVNLAVGRVSGSLETWILHLCSNEVENSSECHAHDRVVTGLSWGLDGHCLYSCSQDNSARCWIFEKNQLEEVPVHTNFPELKESIDLSVVSHQCFGLTLSPGEVMIAVVRSLDPNMLDQMYQARTQKAVVEFIWIGGQFLGIPLNKDIYISNKQSAKSSETNLLWWGSNILWSLKNYEKCETGLVLWDVIAALQVLMKFAPAFLETLMHKWVSDLFSDDQQCVSIDTLCQCRKDMMSNVSSRKLHLLNIICRKVMLRDPAGENGNSTSTDLWSSLLLSSERELRERLVAFTFAAVSNRMSYFRKGACAENMWFPVGVAQMRSWVSMNSGGVHNQLRSLSSTIKRLGSRINSVCEYSAEETCAYCSTPVHFESPDIALCGSVDPAIVPTERHKLSRCAASMRLCSVLEPTWYCVCCGGMVDKLVPETYFAMKTSPLLGAANPDDESSLYSAPAVPRCPFCGILLQRLMPEFLLSVSPV, from the exons ATGGCTCCGCATTACCAAGCCACCACCCTGATTGCCTCCCCATCCTATCCAGATGCCATCACTTGGTCAAGTGACAACTTGGTTGCCGTTGCCTCTGGCCACATCGTCACTATCCTG AACCCAGCAGCTCTTGATGGGCCTCGTGGACTCGTTGTGCTTCGCCCTAGGGATCCTTTTCCCATTGGAGTGGTTAACAGGGAAG ATCTCTTTGAACCAAGCTTAGTGCCAACATCCTTAGCGCGTGATACTGAACCATGTGCACG TTGTTTGTTGGCTGTCTGTACTGTTGATGGTCACGTGAATCTTTACCGCCCGCCAGTTTCTGAATTTTGTGATGACTGGGTTAAG GTTGCGGATATATCTCAATTGTTGTTTAACTATTACCAAAATATAAACTTCGGAGAGGATGATGGTCCAGATTCATTTCCTCAG GAAAAGGCAAATATTGACCACGCTCCTCAG GAGAAGTTAAATAACAAGCACACACTGGACACAGGATATGCCGGTGAATTGCAAGAACCTCTTTCTCGCAGGGGTCCTGGACGGAGAAAAAGGAAGCCAGTAAG AGTTGAAGGCTAtgtttatgatgatgatgatggagatgacACTTCAAAGGATGCAGACTTCTCTCTGAATCCATGCCCTACATTAACGAAGATACCTATGAAAAAG ATTGACATGCCTGTGCATGAAATGGCTGTTGTAAAAGCACAAGCTGGCTCACAAAATACCGAAGAAGCATTCTCTTGCAATGGAGAAAACAAACTTCTTCCTCTGATCACAGCAAAACAATATTCACGTCGCAATGCACTTTTGTCTTCTCTCGTAGTTGCATGGTCACCAGTTTTGCCATTACACAATGCTATTTCTCATTGGTGTATTCTTGCTGTTGGCTCAAAGTCTGGGGATGTTTCATTTTGGAAAATCAATAAGCCCGAGCACTACACAATAGATGTTTGCACTGTTACCAATGATCCAATATTCGTTGGGGTTCTTCAAGCTCATAATTCATCGGTTTGTGCCATTAGTTGGGAAGTTTCATGTTCaagatcttcaaagtcttcattgctTTTAGCAACTGGATGCTCGGACGGAAG tgTGAAGATATGGTCAGGTGATATCGAAGGATTGAATCAATGTACAGATGCGAAAGAAGTGTCATTTTTGTCAGTCGCAGAG GTGACCACTAATTCATCAGCTCCTGTCTCATCAATTTCATTGTCCACACCAGCTCAGCCTCGACATGAGGTTAATTTGGCAGTTGGAAGAGTATCTGGATCACTGGAAACATGGATATTGCACCTGTGCAGCAACGAAGTTGAGAATAGCAGTGAATGTCATGCACATGATCGAGTG GTGACAGGTTTATCATGGGGTTTAGATGGCCACTGTTTATACAGCTGCAGTCAG GATAATTCTGCGCGCTGTTGGATCTTTGAAAAGAATCAACTTGAAGAAGTTCCCGTGCACACAAATTTCCCAGAGCTAAAAGAATCAATAGAT CTCTCAGTAGTATCTCATCAATGCTTTGGTCTTACACTTTCACCTGGAGAAGTAATGATTGCTGTG GTCCGCAGCTTGGATCCAAATATGCTAGACCAGATGTACCAAGCCAG GACGCAAAAGGCAGTGGTTGAGTTCATTTGGATTGGTGGTCAGTTCCTTGGCATTCCACTAAACAAGGACATTTATATCTCCAACAAACAATCTGCAAAGTCATCCGAGACTAACTTGTTATGGTGGGGTTCCAACATTCTTTGGTCATTGAAGAATTATGAAAAATGTGAAACCGGACTTGTCTTATGGGATGTCATAGCTGCTTTACAAGTGCTCATGAAATTCGCACCAGCATTTCTGGAGACACTAATGCATAAATGGGTCTCAGATTTGTTTTCAGATGATCAACAATGTGTTTCTATCGATACCCTGTGTCAGTGTAGAAAGGACATGATGTCCAATGTCAGCTCGCGGAAGCTACACCTGTTGAATATCATTTGTAGGAAAGTAATGCTTCGTGATCCTGCTGGAGAAAATGGCAATAGCACGTCAACTGATTTGTGGAGCAGTCTTCTGTTGAGCAGCGAAAGAGAGCTACGAGAGAGACTTGTGGCTTTCACTTTTGCTGCTGTCTCCAATCGAATGTCATATTTTCGCAAGGGCGCATGTGCTGAAAACATGTGGTTTCCTGTTGGTGTTGCCCAGATGCGTTCTTGGGTGTCTATGAATAGTGGAGGAGTGCATAATCAGCTCAGATCTCTCAGTTCGACAATTAAGCGTCTTGGAAGCAG GATCAACTCTGTGTGTGAATACTCAGCTGAAGAAACCTGTGCCTATTGCTCCACGCCGGTTCACTTCGAGTCACCTGACATAGCCTTGTGTGGAAGTGTCGATCCTGCTATTGTTCCGACAGAAAGGCACAAGCTGTCAAGATGTGCAGCATCGATGCGCTTATGCTCTGTTCTGGAACCAACCTGGTACTGTGTATGTTGTGGAGGAATGGTTGATAAGCTTGTGCCTGAGACCTATTTTGCCATGAAGACATCTCCTTTGTTGGGTGCTGCCAATCCAGACGATGAATCATCACTTTACTCAGCACCTGCTGTTCCTCGTTGCCCCTTCTGCGGCATATTGCTGCAGAGGTTGATGCCAGAGTTCCTGCTCTCTGTCTCCCCGGTATAG